One Candidatus Binatia bacterium DNA window includes the following coding sequences:
- a CDS encoding SulP family inorganic anion transporter — protein sequence MKKVLGEIRHDAPASVVVFFVAVPPCLGIALASGAPLFSGLIAGIIGGIVVGSISGSPLGVSGLAVVVFGAIQSLGFPGFLVAVVLAGVIQIGLGAAKAGVVAYFIPSSVIKGMLAGIGVIIILKQIPHAFGHDSDPEGDLAFAQPDGETTISAFGAMLGDFEPSAVSFPLERS from the coding sequence ATGAAGAAAGTCCTCGGTGAGATCCGCCACGACGCTCCTGCGAGTGTCGTGGTCTTTTTCGTCGCCGTCCCGCCTTGTCTCGGTATCGCCCTTGCCAGCGGAGCACCGCTCTTCTCCGGCCTCATCGCCGGCATCATTGGTGGCATCGTGGTGGGTAGCATTAGCGGTTCCCCTTTGGGTGTGTCGGGCCTCGCGGTGGTCGTGTTCGGGGCAATTCAGAGCCTGGGTTTCCCCGGGTTCCTAGTCGCGGTCGTGCTGGCCGGAGTCATCCAGATCGGACTGGGCGCCGCCAAAGCCGGCGTGGTCGCGTATTTCATTCCGTCTTCGGTCATCAAGGGAATGCTGGCGGGAATCGGCGTGATCATCATCCTGAAGCAGATTCCCCACGCCTTTGGTCACGACAGTGATCCAGAGGGAGATCTAGCGTTCGCGCAGCCGGATGGTGAAACGACGATCTCGGCGTTCGGAGCCATGCTCGGTGACTTCGAGCCAAGTGCCGTTTCGTTTCCGTTGGAGCGCTCCTGA
- a CDS encoding DUF3556 domain-containing protein encodes MTFGDKDLPPYEPRRILSAPFAEKVRLVCRMWAAQVAPNPPIVLVMYWLKYILFFAGGWAFFASFSQNYPGFWSGQWVFTDVAFQKAIIWALFYEVIGLGCASGPMNARFNPPIGGLLYFLRPGTTKMPLSNRIPLIGGIQRNWFDVLLFAALMVSLLRALVAPAVTPELVLPTVILVAVFALTDKTVFLAARAEHYWVVLVGLAFATGAGLWVSVSKAVWCAIWFWAATSKLNHHFPSVIMFMVNNGPLAPKWFKKKLFVDYIGDLRPSTFAKFIAHSGTFVEYMIPVILLSSDGGMLTLFGLVLMAGFHSFIGANNPSGMPVEWNILMIYGGIFLFGYHAEVGVLPIGSIPLLAFFVSLWTFAIPCFGNFFPANVSFLLSMRYYAGNWAYNIWLVRPEAMHKFDKLTKPAGTMRQQLQKMLDDEEQVEMGLAMSLAHRFLHIEGRPLLEALPRAVDDIEQYEWMEGEVLGGSIIGWNFGDGHLNSTQLLHAVQAQCDFEEGEVRVVVVESQPLFGSTMSWRVIDARTGLHAAGRTEISHMLEVTPYPTGKYAEALKVGSGWL; translated from the coding sequence ATGACTTTCGGCGACAAAGATCTTCCTCCCTACGAGCCGAGGCGGATCCTCTCCGCCCCCTTTGCCGAGAAGGTTCGGTTGGTGTGTCGGATGTGGGCCGCGCAGGTCGCGCCGAATCCGCCGATCGTGCTGGTGATGTACTGGCTGAAGTACATCCTCTTCTTCGCGGGCGGATGGGCCTTCTTCGCTTCGTTCTCGCAGAACTACCCGGGCTTCTGGTCCGGGCAGTGGGTCTTCACCGACGTCGCCTTTCAGAAGGCGATCATCTGGGCGCTCTTCTATGAGGTCATCGGCCTCGGCTGTGCGTCTGGGCCGATGAATGCGCGCTTCAATCCGCCGATCGGTGGGCTTCTCTACTTCCTTCGGCCGGGGACCACGAAGATGCCCTTGTCGAACCGGATTCCCCTCATCGGTGGGATCCAGCGGAACTGGTTCGACGTGCTCCTCTTCGCGGCACTCATGGTGTCGCTCTTGCGTGCCCTCGTAGCGCCGGCCGTCACGCCGGAACTCGTCCTGCCGACCGTGATCTTGGTCGCCGTCTTCGCGCTGACCGACAAAACGGTTTTTCTCGCCGCTCGCGCCGAGCACTACTGGGTAGTTCTGGTCGGACTTGCGTTCGCGACGGGCGCCGGTCTCTGGGTTTCCGTTTCGAAGGCCGTCTGGTGTGCGATCTGGTTCTGGGCGGCGACGTCGAAGCTGAATCATCACTTCCCATCCGTGATCATGTTCATGGTGAACAACGGGCCGCTCGCGCCGAAGTGGTTCAAAAAGAAGCTGTTCGTCGACTACATCGGAGACCTGCGGCCGTCGACCTTCGCGAAGTTCATCGCGCACTCCGGTACGTTCGTGGAGTACATGATTCCGGTCATCCTTCTGTCGAGTGACGGCGGGATGCTCACGCTCTTCGGGCTGGTCCTGATGGCCGGGTTCCACAGCTTCATCGGCGCCAACAACCCGAGCGGGATGCCCGTCGAGTGGAACATCCTGATGATCTACGGCGGCATCTTCCTCTTCGGTTATCACGCAGAGGTCGGCGTTCTGCCGATCGGTTCGATACCGTTGCTCGCGTTCTTCGTATCTCTCTGGACGTTCGCGATCCCGTGCTTCGGAAACTTCTTCCCGGCGAACGTCTCGTTCCTGTTGTCGATGCGCTACTACGCCGGGAACTGGGCGTACAACATCTGGCTGGTGCGCCCCGAGGCGATGCACAAGTTCGACAAGCTCACGAAGCCCGCCGGGACGATGCGTCAGCAACTCCAGAAGATGCTGGACGACGAGGAGCAGGTGGAGATGGGGCTGGCGATGTCCCTCGCGCACCGGTTTCTGCACATCGAGGGCCGCCCGTTGCTCGAGGCGCTTCCGAGGGCCGTCGACGACATCGAGCAGTATGAGTGGATGGAGGGCGAGGTTCTCGGCGGTTCGATCATCGGCTGGAACTTTGGCGATGGTCACCTGAACAGCACTCAGCTTCTCCACGCTGTGCAGGCCCAATGTGACTTCGAGGAGGGTGAGGTCCGCGTCGTAGTGGTCGAGTCCCAGCCCCTCTTTGGCTCGACCATGTCCTGGCGTGTCATCGACGCGAGGACCGGTCTCCACGCCGCCGGCCGCACCGAGATCAGCCACATGCTCGAAGTAACCCCCTACCCAACCGGCAAATACGCCGAAGCCTTGAAGGTAGGCTCCGGCTGGCTCTGA
- a CDS encoding AsnC family transcriptional regulator — MLALAQDPEARLRDIGERVGITERAVHRLLSEMGAASVISRRRKGRRNRYSINRDLQLRHPIEEHRTIGDLIDLASLPGGGGAKKAAPAN; from the coding sequence TTGCTCGCACTGGCCCAAGACCCCGAGGCGCGCCTGCGGGACATCGGGGAGCGTGTCGGCATCACGGAGCGGGCCGTTCACCGGCTCCTCTCGGAGATGGGAGCCGCGAGCGTCATCTCCCGGCGTCGCAAGGGGCGACGCAACAGGTACTCGATCAATCGAGATTTGCAGCTACGCCACCCGATCGAGGAGCACCGAACGATCGGTGACCTGATCGACCTCGCCTCTTTACCCGGCGGTGGCGGCGCGAAGAAGGCCGCGCCCGCAAACTGA
- a CDS encoding NUDIX domain-containing protein, which yields MSGDSDKFDERIAGGKGDATVIVPAATVILLRDTAKGPETLMLRKNSKIAFGGMWVFPGGRVDDDDAPGKSDEERARVAAVREAAEEADLSVASETLVWFSHWTPPPVEIRRYSTWFFAARAPDAEVAIDDGEITDSQWMRPSDALAKHRAQEIQLVPPTYVTLHYLAEHESVDAALRGLVPAGGPRHYVTQIAKADGGMAVMWDGDAGYATLDASVAGPRHRLTMTKQGFLFEDSGLG from the coding sequence ATGAGCGGCGATAGCGACAAGTTCGATGAGCGAATTGCGGGAGGCAAAGGCGACGCTACGGTCATCGTCCCCGCAGCAACGGTCATCCTTCTGCGAGACACCGCAAAGGGGCCCGAGACCCTTATGCTGCGCAAGAACTCGAAGATCGCCTTCGGAGGAATGTGGGTCTTCCCGGGTGGGCGCGTCGACGATGACGACGCTCCCGGGAAGTCGGACGAGGAGCGTGCGCGCGTTGCGGCGGTGCGTGAGGCCGCCGAAGAGGCGGACCTCTCCGTCGCCTCAGAGACTCTGGTGTGGTTCTCGCACTGGACGCCGCCGCCCGTGGAGATCCGACGCTACAGTACGTGGTTCTTCGCAGCGCGGGCTCCCGACGCGGAAGTTGCCATCGACGACGGCGAAATCACCGACAGCCAGTGGATGCGGCCCTCCGACGCGCTCGCGAAGCACCGTGCGCAAGAGATCCAGCTCGTGCCGCCGACGTACGTGACACTTCACTACCTCGCCGAGCACGAGAGCGTCGACGCCGCACTCCGCGGGCTCGTGCCCGCGGGCGGCCCACGTCACTACGTCACCCAGATCGCGAAGGCTGACGGCGGGATGGCCGTGATGTGGGACGGGGACGCCGGTTACGCCACGCTCGATGCGTCGGTGGCTGGTCCGCGTCACCGCCTGACGATGACGAAGCAGGGGTTTCTGTTCGAGGATTCTGGCCTCGGCTAG
- a CDS encoding outer membrane beta-barrel protein — protein MSHDILRVCTAVVFLIAGAQTAFGETLGSEGMETGATEVSGAQTEEAEEDSRSLGSDYYGSEPMKFLSNDGEGYTLKGVLNDESWLNFGGWASLGYTSRSTGMFNSDPSRINNHQSWFFLEKEADGSEGLDWGFRFDGMYGTDAGDTQSFGNRPGNWDFENGFDRGGGYGFAIPQLYAEVAYEDFSLIGGHFYTLLGYEVVTSPDNFFFSHAFTMYFSEAFTHTGALLNYSGLDMFEFYAGWTAGWDTGFDQFGGGSSFLGGASFTPIDEVSVTYILTGGNLGAIGDGYSHSIVVDTAPLPGLNYVLQSDYLTTNEDVLGSGNAGYSTIGINQYLMYSIFDELGVGARVEWWKPNGVSYYEATFGLNLRPLPNLIIRPEARWQWSPAANDDPGRNVAGLPVDEGAILGMDMIFTF, from the coding sequence ATGAGTCACGACATTCTACGTGTATGCACCGCGGTGGTGTTCTTGATTGCGGGTGCCCAGACGGCATTCGGCGAGACGCTCGGATCCGAAGGCATGGAGACGGGGGCTACCGAAGTTTCGGGTGCGCAGACCGAGGAAGCCGAGGAAGACTCGCGCTCCCTCGGGAGCGACTACTACGGCTCCGAGCCGATGAAGTTCCTGAGCAACGACGGTGAGGGCTACACCCTGAAGGGCGTCCTCAACGACGAGAGCTGGCTCAACTTCGGTGGTTGGGCGTCTCTGGGCTACACAAGCCGCTCGACGGGGATGTTCAACTCGGATCCCAGCCGCATCAACAACCACCAGAGCTGGTTCTTCCTCGAGAAGGAGGCCGACGGCAGCGAAGGGTTGGATTGGGGCTTCCGGTTCGACGGCATGTACGGCACCGATGCCGGAGACACGCAGTCGTTCGGCAACCGTCCCGGGAACTGGGACTTCGAGAACGGCTTCGACCGGGGCGGCGGGTACGGCTTCGCCATCCCTCAGCTCTACGCGGAGGTAGCGTACGAGGACTTCTCGCTGATCGGCGGCCACTTCTACACGCTGCTGGGCTACGAGGTCGTGACGTCGCCGGACAACTTCTTCTTCAGCCACGCCTTCACGATGTACTTCAGCGAAGCCTTCACGCACACGGGCGCGCTCCTCAACTACTCGGGCCTCGACATGTTCGAGTTCTACGCTGGCTGGACGGCCGGCTGGGACACCGGCTTCGACCAGTTCGGTGGCGGGAGCAGCTTCCTCGGTGGAGCCAGCTTCACGCCGATCGATGAAGTGTCGGTGACCTACATCTTGACGGGGGGCAACCTCGGCGCGATCGGGGACGGCTACTCGCACAGTATCGTCGTGGACACAGCCCCCCTGCCGGGCCTCAACTACGTCCTGCAGAGCGATTACCTCACGACCAACGAGGACGTGCTCGGCTCGGGCAACGCCGGTTACAGCACGATTGGCATCAACCAGTACCTGATGTACTCGATCTTCGACGAACTCGGCGTCGGTGCTCGCGTCGAGTGGTGGAAGCCCAACGGTGTGTCGTACTACGAGGCGACGTTCGGCCTGAACCTCAGGCCGCTCCCGAACCTCATCATCCGCCCGGAAGCCCGTTGGCAGTGGAGCCCCGCCGCCAACGACGATCCCGGGCGCAACGTGGCCGGGCTGCCTGTGGACGAGGGTGCGATCCTCGGAATGGATATGATCTTCACGTTCTGA
- a CDS encoding pyridoxamine 5'-phosphate oxidase family protein, translated as MKTARFEDIADEFKRRVEHIVWCSATTVDTRGRPRSRILHPVWDGPVGWIATGRHSLKGKHLAKNRFLSLSYWTPEQEQVHAECATSWEERVEEKRRLWDFFKELPAPVGYDPGLFFQGGPEDPECGFLRLDPWRLELWSLNDLITGTAPQVWRPASS; from the coding sequence ATGAAGACCGCACGATTCGAGGACATCGCCGACGAGTTCAAACGCCGGGTCGAGCACATCGTCTGGTGCAGCGCGACCACCGTGGACACGCGAGGCCGCCCGAGATCCCGAATCCTGCACCCCGTCTGGGACGGTCCGGTCGGCTGGATCGCAACGGGGCGTCATTCGCTCAAGGGAAAGCACCTGGCGAAGAACCGGTTCCTCTCTCTCAGCTACTGGACGCCCGAGCAGGAGCAGGTGCACGCGGAGTGCGCGACCTCCTGGGAGGAACGAGTCGAAGAGAAGCGGCGCCTCTGGGATTTCTTCAAGGAGCTCCCGGCCCCGGTCGGTTACGATCCGGGCCTCTTCTTCCAGGGCGGCCCGGAGGATCCCGAATGCGGATTTCTGCGCCTGGACCCGTGGCGACTCGAGCTCTGGTCGCTGAACGATCTCATCACGGGAACCGCACCGCAGGTTTGGCGCCCTGCTTCGAGCTAG
- a CDS encoding DUF2442 domain-containing protein has product MTLLRIRDVEPLEGCRVRLTLTDGTTIERDLSALLQGPVFETIAADPQRFQEVRVTDGALSWPSGADLCPDMVIWGGPPPAESDQQVPSAALP; this is encoded by the coding sequence ATGACGCTTCTTCGCATTAGGGACGTGGAGCCACTCGAAGGCTGCCGGGTGCGGCTCACGTTGACCGACGGAACGACGATCGAGCGTGATCTCTCGGCGCTGCTCCAGGGACCCGTGTTCGAGACGATCGCGGCGGACCCGCAGCGCTTCCAAGAGGTTCGCGTGACCGATGGTGCACTCTCTTGGCCCAGCGGCGCGGACCTTTGTCCCGACATGGTCATCTGGGGTGGCCCTCCACCGGCCGAGTCGGACCAGCAGGTCCCGTCGGCCGCCCTGCCGTAG
- a CDS encoding VOC family protein — MIPQTELPKPARERGRIAPVKLAHAVMRTSRYDEMVKWYETVLEAETAFATKQITFLTYDEEHHRVAIAHMPGLLDRPGFVACVEHVAFSYESLGDLIHTYRRLTAVDIRPEWCINHGGTTSMYYGDPDGNHVELQVDNFATAEELNAFLYGPDFATNSIGVDFDPEDLCARFDAGVPHEELIRWPEVSPRGPETLPVSYLGRLHATLARLAAGRGSA, encoded by the coding sequence GTGATCCCACAAACCGAACTACCCAAGCCCGCGCGAGAGCGTGGACGGATCGCTCCGGTGAAGCTCGCGCATGCCGTGATGCGAACGAGTCGCTACGACGAGATGGTGAAGTGGTACGAGACGGTGCTCGAAGCTGAAACTGCCTTCGCCACGAAGCAGATCACCTTCCTTACCTACGACGAGGAGCACCACCGCGTCGCCATCGCGCACATGCCCGGCTTGCTCGACCGTCCCGGCTTCGTGGCATGCGTCGAGCACGTGGCGTTCTCGTATGAGAGTCTGGGCGACCTGATCCACACCTACCGCAGACTGACGGCCGTCGACATCCGGCCGGAGTGGTGCATCAACCACGGTGGTACGACGTCGATGTACTACGGCGATCCGGATGGAAACCATGTCGAGCTTCAGGTCGACAACTTCGCGACCGCCGAGGAGCTGAACGCCTTCCTGTACGGACCGGACTTCGCGACCAACTCGATCGGCGTGGACTTCGACCCCGAAGATTTGTGTGCGCGTTTCGACGCGGGGGTGCCGCACGAGGAGCTGATCCGCTGGCCGGAGGTTTCTCCGCGCGGCCCCGAGACCCTGCCGGTCTCGTACCTGGGGCGATTGCACGCGACTTTGGCTCGTCTCGCCGCCGGTCGCGGCTCTGCGTGA
- a CDS encoding DUF4160 domain-containing protein, whose product MPELSRFFGIVIRMFFNDHEPAHFHAVYQEHEALIRIDTLDVLRGELPRRALALVLEWAVLHRDELRRDWELARSGELPQPIQPLE is encoded by the coding sequence ATGCCTGAGTTGAGCCGATTCTTCGGGATCGTCATCCGGATGTTCTTCAACGATCATGAGCCCGCGCACTTCCACGCGGTCTATCAAGAGCACGAGGCTCTCATCCGCATTGACACTCTCGACGTCCTCCGGGGAGAGTTGCCTAGGCGTGCGCTCGCCCTCGTTCTGGAGTGGGCGGTGCTTCACCGAGACGAGCTGCGCCGAGACTGGGAACTGGCCCGGTCGGGTGAGCTGCCGCAGCCCATCCAGCCGCTTGAGTAG
- a CDS encoding sterol desaturase family protein: MMNAESLNQTIAQVAPVALGATFLYLPLELLLVHFRNRDLKLREARACGLGVLSGGVVGGVLGGVGITLGILLLAEGGAALSPIEGGFTWPWWIFGWVVYEFWYWVQHWGAHKVRFLWCMHSPHHAPRSMHMLVGANHHFAETIFYFPVFMGFFPALCGVPPLMCVAINLVDVVYGSFLHISDDVVRRGRYGVLERFLQTPAHHRVHHGRNARYMDTNYNSITLLWDWLLGTLQPLRDDDPVQYGITRDVDTGGFVDLHFGEFRLLWRDVRGARSWRERLGYLFRPPGWAPDGNGKTVADVKRALAGADEAAAL, encoded by the coding sequence ATGATGAATGCCGAATCTCTGAACCAAACCATCGCGCAGGTCGCGCCGGTCGCACTGGGCGCGACGTTCCTATACCTGCCGTTGGAACTCCTTCTGGTGCACTTCCGGAACCGGGACCTGAAGTTACGCGAAGCGCGCGCGTGCGGCCTGGGGGTTCTGAGCGGCGGGGTGGTCGGCGGCGTGCTCGGTGGTGTCGGGATCACCCTTGGTATTTTACTATTGGCCGAGGGCGGCGCGGCGCTCAGCCCGATCGAGGGTGGGTTCACGTGGCCGTGGTGGATCTTCGGTTGGGTCGTCTACGAGTTCTGGTACTGGGTCCAGCATTGGGGTGCGCACAAGGTGCGGTTTCTGTGGTGTATGCACTCGCCTCACCACGCGCCTCGGTCGATGCACATGTTGGTCGGCGCGAATCATCACTTCGCAGAGACGATTTTCTACTTTCCGGTCTTCATGGGGTTTTTCCCCGCGCTTTGCGGCGTGCCGCCGCTCATGTGCGTCGCGATCAATCTCGTGGACGTCGTGTACGGGAGCTTTCTGCACATCAGTGACGACGTGGTGCGGAGGGGGCGCTATGGCGTGCTCGAGCGCTTCCTGCAAACGCCGGCGCATCATCGCGTTCATCACGGCCGCAACGCTCGCTACATGGACACCAACTACAACTCGATCACGTTGTTGTGGGATTGGCTGCTCGGCACTCTGCAGCCGTTGCGCGATGACGATCCGGTTCAGTACGGGATCACACGGGACGTCGATACGGGCGGATTTGTCGATCTGCACTTCGGCGAGTTTCGACTGCTCTGGCGGGACGTCCGCGGCGCGCGGAGTTGGCGTGAGCGCTTGGGCTATCTCTTCCGGCCGCCGGGCTGGGCGCCGGACGGGAATGGGAAGACCGTTGCGGACGTGAAGCGAGCGCTCGCAGGGGCGGACGAGGCGGCTGCTCTCTAG
- a CDS encoding DUF3604 domain-containing protein produces MNRVCWSSALVVLAVLVGLQAVADAAPIRRTEQREACADYDANRRPFFGDLHVHTALSFDAAAQDTRNRPGDAYRFARGERVGLQPYDANGEAMRSSQIDRPLDFTAVTDHAEFLGEVQICQTPGMEGYDSLVCTIYRKWPRLGFILFGGDILGVGAPTRFNFCGEGAATCLDASRGPWKEIQQAAEEAYDRTSACSFTTFVAYEWTGAPGTRNLHRNVIFRNDNVPDLPVGFIEAPYPSDMWQQLDEVCVEGVEGCEVLAIPHNSNISGGLMFLEHERDRPDFGREYAEKRGVYEPIVEIMQHKGESECQTGIGTNDEQCGYEKLPYDRFGGAFDPTQVFTPTETNFVRTGLGQGLLLEKKLGANPFKFGLIGSTDTHLGTPGAVAENTHQGHGGAGVVRADGKPVGLPDNIQYNPGGLAVLWAEENSRDSLFEAMRRREAYATSGPRITVRFFGGWDFPADVCDGDLATIGYAGGVPMGSDLATPAEAGGAPRFVVQALRDAGTEVSPSAPLERIQIVKGWLDGDEIREQVYDVAGKAGVGTVDTSSCEISGGGSDSLCTVWADPDFDAKAPSYYYARVLEVPTCRWSTFICNAQGVDCDDPSTIPDSGEGCCDPTYPKEIQERAWSSPIWYRTQG; encoded by the coding sequence ATGAATCGAGTTTGTTGGAGTTCCGCACTCGTCGTGCTCGCGGTCCTCGTCGGTCTACAGGCCGTCGCGGATGCCGCGCCGATTCGACGCACCGAGCAGCGTGAAGCGTGCGCCGATTACGATGCGAATCGTCGTCCTTTCTTCGGTGACCTGCACGTTCATACTGCGCTTTCGTTCGATGCGGCTGCCCAAGACACCCGAAACCGCCCTGGGGATGCGTATCGCTTCGCGAGGGGCGAGCGCGTAGGCCTGCAGCCGTACGACGCGAATGGGGAGGCGATGCGCTCGTCGCAGATCGACCGACCGCTGGATTTCACGGCCGTGACCGACCACGCCGAGTTCCTCGGCGAGGTGCAGATCTGCCAGACGCCGGGGATGGAAGGCTACGACTCGCTCGTCTGCACGATCTATCGGAAGTGGCCTCGTCTGGGGTTCATCCTTTTCGGTGGCGACATTCTCGGGGTGGGCGCGCCGACGCGCTTCAACTTTTGTGGGGAGGGTGCCGCGACGTGCCTCGACGCTTCACGGGGGCCCTGGAAGGAGATCCAACAGGCGGCGGAGGAGGCCTATGACCGGACGTCGGCATGCTCCTTCACGACGTTCGTCGCCTACGAATGGACCGGCGCCCCGGGTACGCGGAATCTGCATCGCAACGTCATCTTCCGGAATGACAACGTTCCGGATCTGCCGGTGGGCTTCATCGAGGCGCCGTACCCGAGCGACATGTGGCAGCAGTTGGACGAGGTGTGCGTCGAAGGTGTGGAAGGGTGCGAGGTTCTCGCGATCCCGCACAACTCGAACATCAGCGGCGGCCTGATGTTCCTCGAGCACGAGCGCGATCGCCCGGACTTCGGTCGGGAGTACGCGGAGAAGCGTGGGGTGTACGAGCCCATCGTCGAGATCATGCAGCACAAGGGTGAGTCCGAGTGTCAGACCGGCATCGGCACAAACGACGAACAGTGCGGATACGAGAAGCTACCGTACGATCGCTTCGGTGGTGCGTTCGATCCGACGCAGGTCTTCACACCGACCGAGACCAACTTCGTTCGGACGGGTCTCGGCCAGGGTTTGCTGCTTGAGAAGAAGCTCGGCGCGAACCCGTTCAAGTTCGGACTCATCGGGAGCACCGACACGCACCTGGGGACGCCGGGCGCGGTCGCGGAGAATACCCATCAGGGACACGGTGGCGCCGGCGTGGTGCGCGCGGATGGAAAGCCGGTTGGGCTTCCCGACAACATTCAATACAACCCGGGTGGCCTGGCCGTCTTGTGGGCGGAAGAGAACTCGCGGGACTCGCTGTTCGAGGCGATGCGTCGTCGGGAAGCCTACGCGACGAGTGGTCCTCGGATCACGGTTCGCTTCTTTGGCGGTTGGGATTTCCCGGCCGACGTCTGTGACGGGGATCTCGCGACGATCGGGTACGCTGGTGGCGTGCCGATGGGGAGCGATCTCGCGACGCCGGCGGAGGCAGGCGGCGCGCCACGTTTTGTCGTTCAAGCGTTGCGCGACGCCGGTACGGAAGTTTCGCCGAGTGCGCCGCTCGAGCGAATTCAGATCGTGAAGGGTTGGCTCGATGGGGACGAGATTCGCGAGCAGGTCTACGACGTCGCCGGCAAGGCGGGCGTAGGCACGGTCGACACCTCCTCGTGTGAGATCTCCGGTGGCGGGTCCGACTCGCTGTGTACCGTGTGGGCCGATCCCGACTTCGACGCGAAGGCGCCCTCCTACTACTACGCGCGCGTGCTCGAGGTGCCGACGTGTCGGTGGAGCACCTTCATCTGCAACGCGCAGGGTGTGGATTGCGACGACCCGTCGACGATCCCGGACTCGGGCGAGGGCTGCTGTGATCCGACGTACCCCAAGGAGATCCAGGAGCGCGCCTGGAGCTCGCCGATTTGGTACCGCACGCAGGGCTAG
- a CDS encoding solute carrier family 23 protein, whose translation MLLWESACFARRCPSLRSLPGPLVAVAFGICFQLLSSLLAPGIALGTSHLVSVPVASEWADFGRILVLPDWTHIANPAVYLTAATIAGVASLETLLCVDATDKLDPQRRVTPANRELVAQGCGNIISGLIGGLPITQVIVRSSANIQSGGRTKLSAILHGVLLLVAVGALPVVLNLVPLAVLASILFVVGYKLSKPALFMDVSTAVWISSPRSSSRFLGSCSQTF comes from the coding sequence CTGCTCCTTTGGGAGAGCGCCTGCTTCGCGCGACGGTGTCCTAGCCTTCGGAGTCTGCCGGGGCCGCTCGTCGCCGTCGCTTTTGGGATCTGTTTCCAGCTTCTCTCGTCACTTCTGGCACCGGGTATCGCCCTCGGCACGAGCCATCTCGTAAGCGTTCCCGTCGCGTCCGAATGGGCCGATTTCGGAAGGATCCTCGTTCTGCCGGATTGGACCCACATCGCCAATCCGGCGGTCTACCTCACTGCCGCGACGATCGCCGGCGTTGCGAGCCTCGAGACCCTGCTCTGCGTTGATGCAACCGACAAGCTCGACCCGCAGCGGAGAGTGACTCCCGCCAATCGCGAACTCGTTGCGCAGGGGTGCGGCAACATCATCTCCGGCCTGATCGGCGGCCTTCCGATCACGCAGGTGATCGTGCGTAGCTCCGCGAACATACAATCGGGCGGCCGCACGAAGCTCTCAGCGATCCTTCACGGCGTGCTCCTTCTGGTGGCCGTCGGAGCCCTCCCCGTGGTGCTCAATCTGGTGCCGCTCGCGGTACTCGCCAGCATTCTGTTCGTCGTCGGCTACAAGCTCTCGAAGCCGGCCCTCTTCATGGACGTTTCAACCGCGGTATGGATCAGTTCGCCCCGTTCATCGTCACGATTCTTGGGATCGTGTTCACAGACCTTCTGA